The following are encoded together in the Tripterygium wilfordii isolate XIE 37 chromosome 18, ASM1340144v1, whole genome shotgun sequence genome:
- the LOC119984116 gene encoding regulator of nonsense transcripts UPF3-like isoform X2 produces the protein MKGWSDRTKVVLRHLPPAISEAMLMGQVDSAFAGRYNWVSFCPGKNSQKHQTYSRAYIDFKRPEDVFDFAEFFNGHVFVNEKGTQFKTIVEYAPSQRVPKQWLKKDGREGTIQKDPEYLEFLEFIAKPVENLPSAEIQLERREAERAGAAKDPPIITPLMDFVQRKRAAKSGSRRLSSNGRRRSMGGGPSGGSSSSTSSKRGSEMKRGSKTMYVLRDCTKSISGKDKSTYILLSKRDDQRVSAAGGEGHEDESGVSGSTDSGKKKVLLLKGKEKEILNQQNRTTSVKNLYGSVAFKHNQRREAAEKTVRSILTNKDTCLSQSSGIPSEHKIHTSILDKDRRPPRSPNVKSVSKDMNGASDDKLVGDNLHGFYGEKSEKCARNKDRPERVVWTPLRRSDGSHRSDESLSSSASQLSHTLSDSLDGSAKHVVHGGTSQIVKDADGSLVISEGKSSRRSSTTGYGSHEKQVWVQKSGLDS, from the exons ATGAAAGGCTGGTCGGATCGGACCAAGGTGGTGTTGCGACACCTGCCGCCGGCGATTTCTGAAGCTATGCTCATGGGCCAGGTTGATTCTGCCTTCGCGGGACGCTACAACTGGGTCTCATTTTGCCCAGGAAAGAACAG TCAGAAGCATCAAACTTATTCAAGAGCATATATTGACTTCAAAAGGCCAGAGGATGTTTTCGACTTTGCTGAGTTCTTTAATGGTCATGTTTTTGTTAATGAGAAAG ggACTCAGTTCAAAACTATTGTTGAGTATGCACCTTCGCAGCGAGTTCCAAAGCAATGGTTGAAGAAGGATGGTCGTGAAGGGACCATACAAAAAG ATCCTGAGTATCTGGAGTTTCTTGAATTTATTGCAAAGCCTGTTGAGAATCTTCCGAGTGCAGAGATACAATTGGAGAGGAGAGAAGCAGAACGAGCTG GCGCTGCAAAAGACCCTCCTATAATCACACCTCTTATGGACTTTGTTCAACGGAAAAGAGCTGCTAAGAGCGGATCTCGG AGATTATCATCTAATGGGAGACGGAGGAGCATGGGTGGTGGACCATCAGGTGGAAGTTCTAGCTCAACTTCATCCAAGCGTGGTTCTGAAATGAAACGGGGGTCCAAGACAATG TATGTACTGAGAGACTGTACGAAAAGTATCAGTGGGAAAGACAAATCTACTTACATACTACTTTCAAAGCGAGATGATCAGCGGGTTTCTGCAGCTGGAGGTGAAGGACACGAAGATGAAAGTG GAGTTTCTGGAAGTACTGACTCCGGTAAGAAGAAAGTCCTGCTGctgaaaggaaaagagaaagaaattttAAAT CAGCAGAATAGGACAACGTCAGTTAAAAATTTATATGGTTCAGTTGCGTTTAAGCATAACCAACGACGTGAAGCTGCTGAAAAGACTGTAAGAAGCATACTTACTAACAAAGACACCTGCCTAAGTCAATCTAGTGGGATTCCGTCAGAGCATAAAATCCATACTTCTATTTTGGACAAGGACAGACGTCCTCCTCGGTCTCCAAATGTAAAATCTGTTTCAAAGGACATGAATGGGGCTTCAGATGACAAGTTGGTCGGGGATAACTTGCATGGTTTTTACGGTGAGAAGTCAGAGAAGTGTGCAAGAAATAAGGATAGACCTGAACGTGTAGTATGGACCCCTCTTCGTCGATCTGATGGATCACACAGGAGTGATGAGTCATTATCATCATCTGCTTCTCAACTGTCACATACTCTGTCAGATTCTTTGGATG GATCTGCTAAACATGTTGTTCATGGTGGAACTTCGCAAATTGTGAAGGATGCTGATGGCTCATTAGTAATTAGTGAGGGAAAGTCTTCAAGAAGAAGCAGTACTACTGGCTATGGTTCCCATGAG AAACAAGTTTGGGTTCAAAAGTCAGGTTTGGATTCTTAG
- the LOC119984116 gene encoding regulator of nonsense transcripts UPF3-like isoform X1: protein MKGWSDRTKVVLRHLPPAISEAMLMGQVDSAFAGRYNWVSFCPGKNSQKHQTYSRAYIDFKRPEDVFDFAEFFNGHVFVNEKGTQFKTIVEYAPSQRVPKQWLKKDGREGTIQKDPEYLEFLEFIAKPVENLPSAEIQLERREAERAGAAKDPPIITPLMDFVQRKRAAKSGSRQRLSSNGRRRSMGGGPSGGSSSSTSSKRGSEMKRGSKTMYVLRDCTKSISGKDKSTYILLSKRDDQRVSAAGGEGHEDESGVSGSTDSGKKKVLLLKGKEKEILNQQNRTTSVKNLYGSVAFKHNQRREAAEKTVRSILTNKDTCLSQSSGIPSEHKIHTSILDKDRRPPRSPNVKSVSKDMNGASDDKLVGDNLHGFYGEKSEKCARNKDRPERVVWTPLRRSDGSHRSDESLSSSASQLSHTLSDSLDGSAKHVVHGGTSQIVKDADGSLVISEGKSSRRSSTTGYGSHEKQVWVQKSGLDS, encoded by the exons ATGAAAGGCTGGTCGGATCGGACCAAGGTGGTGTTGCGACACCTGCCGCCGGCGATTTCTGAAGCTATGCTCATGGGCCAGGTTGATTCTGCCTTCGCGGGACGCTACAACTGGGTCTCATTTTGCCCAGGAAAGAACAG TCAGAAGCATCAAACTTATTCAAGAGCATATATTGACTTCAAAAGGCCAGAGGATGTTTTCGACTTTGCTGAGTTCTTTAATGGTCATGTTTTTGTTAATGAGAAAG ggACTCAGTTCAAAACTATTGTTGAGTATGCACCTTCGCAGCGAGTTCCAAAGCAATGGTTGAAGAAGGATGGTCGTGAAGGGACCATACAAAAAG ATCCTGAGTATCTGGAGTTTCTTGAATTTATTGCAAAGCCTGTTGAGAATCTTCCGAGTGCAGAGATACAATTGGAGAGGAGAGAAGCAGAACGAGCTG GCGCTGCAAAAGACCCTCCTATAATCACACCTCTTATGGACTTTGTTCAACGGAAAAGAGCTGCTAAGAGCGGATCTCGG CAGAGATTATCATCTAATGGGAGACGGAGGAGCATGGGTGGTGGACCATCAGGTGGAAGTTCTAGCTCAACTTCATCCAAGCGTGGTTCTGAAATGAAACGGGGGTCCAAGACAATG TATGTACTGAGAGACTGTACGAAAAGTATCAGTGGGAAAGACAAATCTACTTACATACTACTTTCAAAGCGAGATGATCAGCGGGTTTCTGCAGCTGGAGGTGAAGGACACGAAGATGAAAGTG GAGTTTCTGGAAGTACTGACTCCGGTAAGAAGAAAGTCCTGCTGctgaaaggaaaagagaaagaaattttAAAT CAGCAGAATAGGACAACGTCAGTTAAAAATTTATATGGTTCAGTTGCGTTTAAGCATAACCAACGACGTGAAGCTGCTGAAAAGACTGTAAGAAGCATACTTACTAACAAAGACACCTGCCTAAGTCAATCTAGTGGGATTCCGTCAGAGCATAAAATCCATACTTCTATTTTGGACAAGGACAGACGTCCTCCTCGGTCTCCAAATGTAAAATCTGTTTCAAAGGACATGAATGGGGCTTCAGATGACAAGTTGGTCGGGGATAACTTGCATGGTTTTTACGGTGAGAAGTCAGAGAAGTGTGCAAGAAATAAGGATAGACCTGAACGTGTAGTATGGACCCCTCTTCGTCGATCTGATGGATCACACAGGAGTGATGAGTCATTATCATCATCTGCTTCTCAACTGTCACATACTCTGTCAGATTCTTTGGATG GATCTGCTAAACATGTTGTTCATGGTGGAACTTCGCAAATTGTGAAGGATGCTGATGGCTCATTAGTAATTAGTGAGGGAAAGTCTTCAAGAAGAAGCAGTACTACTGGCTATGGTTCCCATGAG AAACAAGTTTGGGTTCAAAAGTCAGGTTTGGATTCTTAG
- the LOC119984116 gene encoding regulator of nonsense transcripts UPF3-like isoform X3, translated as MKGWSDRTKVVLRHLPPAISEAMLMGQVDSAFAGRYNWVSFCPGKNSQKHQTYSRAYIDFKRPEDVFDFAEFFNGHVFVNEKGTQFKTIVEYAPSQRVPKQWLKKDGREGTIQKDPEYLEFLEFIAKPVENLPSAEIQLERREAERAGAAKDPPIITPLMDFVQRKRAAKSGSRQRLSSNGRRRSMGGGPSGGSSSSTSSKRGSEMKRGSKTMYVLRDCTKSISGKDKSTYILLSKRDDQRVSAAGGEGHEDESGVSGSTDSGKKKVLLLKGKEKEILNQNRTTSVKNLYGSVAFKHNQRREAAEKTVRSILTNKDTCLSQSSGIPSEHKIHTSILDKDRRPPRSPNVKSVSKDMNGASDDKLVGDNLHGFYGEKSEKCARNKDRPERVVWTPLRRSDGSHRSDESLSSSASQLSHTLSDSLDGSAKHVVHGGTSQIVKDADGSLVISEGKSSRRSSTTGYGSHEKQVWVQKSGLDS; from the exons ATGAAAGGCTGGTCGGATCGGACCAAGGTGGTGTTGCGACACCTGCCGCCGGCGATTTCTGAAGCTATGCTCATGGGCCAGGTTGATTCTGCCTTCGCGGGACGCTACAACTGGGTCTCATTTTGCCCAGGAAAGAACAG TCAGAAGCATCAAACTTATTCAAGAGCATATATTGACTTCAAAAGGCCAGAGGATGTTTTCGACTTTGCTGAGTTCTTTAATGGTCATGTTTTTGTTAATGAGAAAG ggACTCAGTTCAAAACTATTGTTGAGTATGCACCTTCGCAGCGAGTTCCAAAGCAATGGTTGAAGAAGGATGGTCGTGAAGGGACCATACAAAAAG ATCCTGAGTATCTGGAGTTTCTTGAATTTATTGCAAAGCCTGTTGAGAATCTTCCGAGTGCAGAGATACAATTGGAGAGGAGAGAAGCAGAACGAGCTG GCGCTGCAAAAGACCCTCCTATAATCACACCTCTTATGGACTTTGTTCAACGGAAAAGAGCTGCTAAGAGCGGATCTCGG CAGAGATTATCATCTAATGGGAGACGGAGGAGCATGGGTGGTGGACCATCAGGTGGAAGTTCTAGCTCAACTTCATCCAAGCGTGGTTCTGAAATGAAACGGGGGTCCAAGACAATG TATGTACTGAGAGACTGTACGAAAAGTATCAGTGGGAAAGACAAATCTACTTACATACTACTTTCAAAGCGAGATGATCAGCGGGTTTCTGCAGCTGGAGGTGAAGGACACGAAGATGAAAGTG GAGTTTCTGGAAGTACTGACTCCGGTAAGAAGAAAGTCCTGCTGctgaaaggaaaagagaaagaaattttAAAT CAGAATAGGACAACGTCAGTTAAAAATTTATATGGTTCAGTTGCGTTTAAGCATAACCAACGACGTGAAGCTGCTGAAAAGACTGTAAGAAGCATACTTACTAACAAAGACACCTGCCTAAGTCAATCTAGTGGGATTCCGTCAGAGCATAAAATCCATACTTCTATTTTGGACAAGGACAGACGTCCTCCTCGGTCTCCAAATGTAAAATCTGTTTCAAAGGACATGAATGGGGCTTCAGATGACAAGTTGGTCGGGGATAACTTGCATGGTTTTTACGGTGAGAAGTCAGAGAAGTGTGCAAGAAATAAGGATAGACCTGAACGTGTAGTATGGACCCCTCTTCGTCGATCTGATGGATCACACAGGAGTGATGAGTCATTATCATCATCTGCTTCTCAACTGTCACATACTCTGTCAGATTCTTTGGATG GATCTGCTAAACATGTTGTTCATGGTGGAACTTCGCAAATTGTGAAGGATGCTGATGGCTCATTAGTAATTAGTGAGGGAAAGTCTTCAAGAAGAAGCAGTACTACTGGCTATGGTTCCCATGAG AAACAAGTTTGGGTTCAAAAGTCAGGTTTGGATTCTTAG
- the LOC119984562 gene encoding adenosylhomocysteinase-like: MALLVEKTAGGREYKVKDMSLADFGRLEIELAEVEMPGLMSCRTEYGPSQPFKGAKITGSLHMTIQTAVLIETLTALGAEVRWCSCNIFSTQDHAAAAIARDSAAVFAWKGETLQEYWWCTERALDWGPGGGPDLIVDDGGDATLLIHEGVKAEEIYEKTGTLPDPASTDNAEFQIVLTIIRDGLKTDPKKYHKMKERLVGVSEETTTGVKRLYQMQINGTLLFPAINVNDSVTKSKFDNLYGCRHSLPDGLMRASDVMIAGKVGVVCGYGDVGKGCAAALKQAGARVIVTEIDPICALQALMEGYQVLTLEDVLFEADIFVTTTGNKDIIMVDHMRKMKNNAIVCNIGHFDNEIDMLGLETFPGVKRITIKPQTDRWVFPDTNLGIIVLAEGRLMNLGCATGHPSFVMSCSFTNQVIAQLELWREKSTGKYEKKVYVLPKHLDEKVAALHLGKLGARLTKLSKDQADYISVPVEGPYKPAHYRY; this comes from the exons ATGGCTTTACTCGTCGAGAAAACCGCCGGCGGCCGCGAGTACAAGGTCAAGGACATGTCCCTCGCCGATTTCGGCCGCCTTGAGATCGAGCTTGCCGAGGTCGAGATGCCTGGGCTCATGTCCTGCCGGACAGAGTACGGTCCCTCTCAACCATTCAAGGGCGCCAAGATCACCGGCTCCCTCCACATGACCATCCAGACCGCCGTCCTCATTGAGACCCTCACCGCACTTGGCGCCGAGGTCCGTTGGTGTTCCTGCAACATTTTCTCGACTCAGGACCATGCCGCTGCAGCTATTGCTCGTGACAGCGCCGCTGTGTTCGCCTGGAAGGGTGAGACTCTTCAGGAGTACTGGTGGTGTACCGAGCGTGCTCTTGATTGGGGTCCTGGTGGTGGCCCTGACCTGATTGTTGATGACGGAGGTGATGCtactctgttgattcatgaggGGGTTAAGGCCGAGGAGATCTATGAGAAGACAGGGACGCTCCCGGATCCTGCATCCACCGACAATGCAGAGTTCCAGATCGTCTTGACTATCATTAGAGATGGACTCAAGACCGATCCTAAGAAGTACCACAAGATGAAGGAGAGATTGGTTGGTGTTTCTGAGGAGACCACCACTGGAGTTAAGCGGCTGTACCAGATGCAGATCAATGGGACTCTCTTGTTCCCCGCTATCAATGTTAACGACTCTGTCACCAAGAGCAAG TTTGATAACTTGTATGGTTGCCGTCACTCACTCCCTGATGGCCTGATGAGGGCTAGTGATGTCATGATTGCCGGCAAGGTTGGTGTTGTCTGTGGTTATGGAGACGTGGGCAAGGGCTGTGCTGCTGCTTTGAAGCAAGCTGGAGCCCGCGTGATTGTGACTGAGATAGACCCTATTTGTGCCCTTCAGGCTCTCATGGAGGGATACCAAGTCCTGACGCTTGAGGATGTTCTTTTTGAGGCCGACATCTTCGTCACCACCACCGGCAACAAGGACATCATCATGGTTGACCACAtgaggaagatgaagaacaatGCCATTGTTTGTAACATTGGTCACTTTGATAATGAGATTGACATGCTTGGGCTTGAAACCTTCCCTGGCGTGAAGAGAATCACCATCAAGCCTCAAACTGATAGGTGGGTCTTCCCTGACACCAACTTGGGCATCATTGTGTTGGCGGAAGGACGACTCATGAACTTGGGTTGTGCCACTGGCCACCCTAGTTTTGTCATGTCATGCTCATTCACAAACCAGGTGATTGCACAACTCGAGCTCTGGAGGGAGAAGAGCACTGGAAAGTATGAGAAGAAGGTGTATGTTTTGCCTAAGCACCTTGATGAGAAGGTGGCTGCTCTTCACCTTGGGAAGCTTGGGGCTAGGCTTACGAAACTCAGCAAGGACCAGGCTGACTACATCAGTGTTCCTGTTGAAGGTCCATACAAGCCTGCTCATTACAGGTATTGA